One Moorella sp. E308F genomic region harbors:
- the tnpC gene encoding IS66 family transposase, translating into MNIEELQSRCLQLEEQCRWLEQQNAELTAKLNWFMEQFRLSKKRQFGVSSERTRPLEEEQLLLFNEAEAEARPEAPEPDLETITYQRRKKHSRREMNLEELPVEVVEHRLPEEERVCPCCGGPLHEMSTEVRQELKVIPAQVKVVKHVRYVYSCRRCEREEITTPVVTAPIPAPVLPGSPVSPSLLAYIMTQKYGAGLPLYRQEQQFKGLGIDLSRQTMANWVLHGANTWLALIYDRLHEYLLKRDILHADETTLQVLQEPGREAATKSFLWLYRTGRDGPPIILYDYQTTRAGKHPRRFLAGFKGYLHVDGYAGYNELPDVTLVGCWAHARRKFDEALKALPEDKRNAAVAAREGLEYCNRLFAIEGELKDKTPEERYQIRQVRSKPVLDAFLAWLKTQKSRVLPKSTFGQAIYYCLGQWDKLVAFLQDGRLELDNNRSERSIKPFVIGRKNWLFANTPRGAKASAITYSIIETAKENGLNPFHYLIYLFEKLPNLDLKDKNALDQLLPWSETLPPVCRMNS; encoded by the coding sequence ATGAATATAGAAGAGCTGCAAAGCCGCTGTCTACAGCTGGAAGAGCAGTGTAGATGGCTGGAACAACAGAATGCCGAGCTGACTGCTAAACTGAATTGGTTTATGGAGCAGTTTCGTTTAAGCAAGAAACGGCAATTCGGTGTTTCCAGCGAACGGACCAGGCCTTTAGAAGAAGAGCAGCTTTTGCTTTTTAATGAGGCGGAAGCGGAAGCCCGGCCGGAGGCGCCTGAACCCGATTTGGAAACCATCACCTACCAGCGCCGCAAAAAACACAGCCGCCGGGAGATGAACCTGGAAGAACTGCCGGTAGAAGTAGTAGAGCACCGCCTGCCGGAAGAAGAGCGGGTCTGCCCGTGCTGCGGCGGTCCCCTGCATGAGATGAGCACCGAGGTGCGGCAGGAACTTAAGGTCATCCCGGCCCAGGTGAAAGTGGTTAAACATGTGCGCTACGTCTATTCCTGCCGCCGCTGCGAGCGGGAAGAGATAACCACTCCCGTTGTCACGGCACCTATTCCGGCGCCCGTACTTCCCGGCAGCCCTGTATCTCCTTCCCTCCTGGCCTACATCATGACCCAGAAATACGGGGCGGGGTTACCCCTCTACCGCCAGGAGCAGCAGTTTAAAGGTTTAGGGATAGACCTTTCCCGGCAGACAATGGCCAACTGGGTGCTCCATGGAGCCAACACCTGGTTAGCCCTTATTTACGACCGCCTCCATGAATACCTGCTTAAAAGAGATATCCTCCATGCCGACGAGACGACCTTACAGGTGCTTCAGGAACCTGGAAGGGAAGCTGCCACCAAGTCATTCCTCTGGCTTTATCGTACCGGGCGGGACGGTCCTCCCATCATCCTTTACGACTACCAGACCACCCGGGCCGGCAAACACCCCCGCCGCTTCCTGGCAGGTTTTAAGGGTTATCTACACGTCGACGGCTACGCCGGCTACAACGAACTGCCGGATGTCACCCTGGTCGGCTGCTGGGCCCATGCCCGGCGCAAGTTCGACGAAGCCTTAAAGGCCCTGCCGGAAGATAAACGCAATGCAGCGGTAGCCGCCCGGGAGGGGCTGGAGTACTGCAACCGGCTCTTTGCCATAGAGGGCGAGTTGAAAGATAAAACGCCGGAAGAACGATATCAAATCCGCCAGGTGCGCAGCAAACCAGTGCTGGACGCCTTTTTGGCATGGCTAAAAACCCAGAAATCCCGGGTACTGCCCAAAAGCACTTTTGGGCAGGCGATTTACTATTGCCTGGGCCAGTGGGATAAACTCGTAGCCTTCTTGCAAGACGGGCGTCTGGAACTCGACAACAACCGCAGCGAGCGCTCCATCAAGCCCTTCGTCATTGGCCGCAAGAACTGGTTGTTTGCCAACACCCCGCGGGGTGCTAAAGCCAGTGCCATTACCTACAGTATCATAGAAACGGCAAAAGAAAACGGGTTAAATCCCTTCCACTATCTCATTTACCTCTTTGAAAAACTTCCCAACTTGGACCTCAAGGATAAAAATGCCCTGGATCAACTCCTGCCGTGGTCGGAAACTTTGCCTCCTGTCTGCCGGATGAATAGTTAA
- a CDS encoding IclR family transcriptional regulator, with amino-acid sequence MAIKDQNNPSRIRSVAKALMILDLLAANQRDMSLAEIARAMDLPKSTLHGLLATLRDFGYLEQSPFDGRYRLGVHLFEIGNIVANNWDVRKVAGPYIQKLVDELGETVHLVILDKGEVLYIDKRESQQSLRIVSQVGMRLPAHCTGVGKVLLAYLQPSEVKRIIATKGLPRYTRQTITDPRRLEAELEKIRARGYAVDNEEIMDSLRCVAAPIRDHNGKVCAAISVAGPVARLEGEKFQLAVELITRTAAEISAGLGYRPALGSDISGT; translated from the coding sequence ATGGCAATAAAGGACCAAAATAATCCATCGCGGATTCGCTCGGTAGCCAAGGCATTAATGATCCTTGACCTGCTGGCCGCCAACCAGCGGGATATGTCCCTGGCAGAGATAGCCCGCGCCATGGATTTGCCGAAAAGCACCCTGCATGGGTTGCTGGCTACCTTGCGGGATTTCGGTTATCTGGAGCAGTCGCCCTTTGACGGCCGTTACCGTCTGGGAGTGCACCTTTTTGAAATCGGCAATATTGTGGCCAATAACTGGGACGTCCGCAAAGTAGCCGGCCCCTATATACAGAAACTGGTAGACGAACTGGGGGAGACAGTCCACCTGGTGATCCTCGATAAGGGGGAAGTCTTGTACATTGATAAGCGGGAAAGCCAGCAGTCCCTGCGGATTGTTTCCCAGGTGGGGATGCGCCTGCCGGCCCACTGCACCGGCGTGGGCAAAGTACTGCTGGCCTACCTGCAACCTAGTGAAGTGAAGCGCATCATTGCCACAAAAGGCCTACCCCGCTATACCCGTCAAACCATCACCGACCCGCGCCGGCTGGAGGCGGAACTGGAAAAGATACGGGCAAGAGGGTATGCCGTAGACAATGAGGAAATTATGGACAGCCTGCGCTGCGTTGCAGCGCCAATAAGGGACCATAACGGCAAAGTATGTGCTGCCATTAGTGTTGCCGGCCCGGTAGCGAGGCTGGAGGGAGAGAAGTTCCAGCTGGCCGTAGAACTGATCACCCGGACGGCAGCAGAGATATCGGCCGGGCTGGGATACCGGCCTGCTTTAGGAAGTGATATTAGTGGAACTTAG
- a CDS encoding nicotinate-nucleotide pyrophosphorylase, producing the protein MELREFLFAPLAGHTLTFAITARERGIFSGAARLKQLAGELGLEVTWSAPEGYALEPGSCLFRGRGEATAIIRAEEMLLGVVGKPSGVATAAAGFVRQAGERIKVVCGAWKKVAPEIRGELRQAIATGGAGIRITERPFIYLDKNYVRLLGGVEPAVDRARAYDPERVIVVQIRGEGRPIAAEAEAAVKAGAGIIMVDTGHLKDLANVVTAAQQGGWREKVKLAFAGGVTPAGLEEVIDAGADIVDVGRAIIDAPLLDLSLDVEGISL; encoded by the coding sequence GTGGAACTTAGGGAGTTTCTCTTTGCCCCCCTGGCAGGGCATACCCTGACCTTTGCCATCACCGCCCGGGAAAGGGGAATATTCTCCGGGGCGGCCAGGTTAAAACAACTGGCAGGTGAGCTGGGGCTGGAAGTAACCTGGTCGGCCCCCGAAGGGTATGCTTTGGAGCCTGGCAGTTGCCTTTTCCGGGGTAGGGGCGAGGCCACGGCCATTATCCGGGCGGAAGAAATGCTCCTGGGAGTTGTTGGTAAGCCTTCCGGGGTGGCCACGGCGGCGGCCGGTTTTGTCCGGCAGGCCGGGGAGCGGATAAAAGTCGTTTGCGGTGCCTGGAAAAAGGTAGCTCCGGAAATAAGGGGCGAGCTGCGCCAGGCCATCGCCACCGGAGGTGCCGGTATCCGCATTACCGAACGCCCCTTTATCTACCTGGATAAAAATTACGTCCGCCTCCTGGGAGGCGTCGAGCCGGCGGTGGACCGGGCGCGAGCCTATGACCCGGAGCGGGTGATCGTCGTACAAATCCGCGGGGAAGGCCGGCCCATAGCCGCTGAAGCGGAGGCGGCGGTAAAGGCCGGGGCAGGAATTATCATGGTAGACACCGGCCATTTGAAGGACCTGGCAAACGTGGTAACGGCAGCGCAGCAAGGAGGCTGGCGGGAAAAAGTAAAACTCGCCTTCGCCGGCGGCGTTACGCCGGCAGGCCTTGAGGAGGTAATAGACGCAGGGGCGGACATCGTCGATGTCGGCCGGGCCATTATCGACGCACCCCTGCTAGATTTAAGCCTGGATGTGGAAGGGATTTCGCTATAA
- a CDS encoding aspartate aminotransferase family protein has product MEFSRQETREVYRRYVNPGLAGMLALLDFDKSFVRAQGVAVWDREGKRYLDFLGGYGALNLGHNPPEVLAAVKRVLGRPNILQASLNPLAAALAHNLARVTPGDLERVFFCNSGTEAVEGALKLARAATGREKIVYCRNSFHGKSFGSLSVTGREKYQRPFAPLLPGCEAVPYDDLEALEAKLAGGDVAAFIVEPIQGEGGVIVPHDGYLKGARDLCDRYGSLLIIDEIQTGFGRTGYLFACEHEGVVPDIMCLAKSLGGGVIPIGAYIARPDVWDKAYGSMDKALLHTSTFGGNSLAAAAGLAALQSILDKDLAGQAAARGRFFLERLRQLKEKYSLIKDVRGRGLLIGLEFNQPVGGWLDKLTRGKVNELAGEYFGSLVAGELLNKHQVITAYTLNNPNVIRLEPPLIVTEEEIQQVLAALETILHGYGFIGVTLSSAKTVLGSLLKRK; this is encoded by the coding sequence ATGGAATTTTCCCGTCAGGAGACGCGGGAAGTATATCGCCGCTATGTCAATCCCGGCCTGGCGGGGATGCTGGCCCTGCTGGATTTTGACAAGTCCTTTGTCCGGGCGCAAGGAGTTGCCGTCTGGGACAGGGAGGGCAAGCGCTACCTGGACTTCCTGGGTGGCTATGGCGCCCTCAATCTAGGTCACAACCCGCCGGAGGTGCTGGCCGCCGTTAAAAGAGTCCTGGGACGGCCCAATATCCTCCAGGCCTCTTTAAATCCCCTGGCTGCGGCCCTGGCCCACAACCTGGCGCGGGTGACGCCCGGGGACCTGGAGCGGGTCTTTTTCTGCAACAGCGGTACCGAGGCCGTGGAGGGCGCCCTGAAGCTGGCCCGCGCCGCCACCGGCCGGGAAAAGATCGTCTACTGCCGCAATTCCTTCCACGGTAAAAGCTTTGGTTCCCTGTCGGTCACCGGGCGGGAGAAATACCAGCGTCCCTTTGCTCCTTTACTGCCTGGGTGCGAGGCGGTGCCCTATGATGACCTGGAGGCCCTGGAGGCCAAACTTGCCGGTGGTGATGTGGCCGCCTTTATCGTTGAACCCATCCAGGGTGAGGGGGGTGTGATCGTCCCCCACGACGGCTATCTTAAGGGGGCGCGGGACCTCTGCGACCGCTACGGGAGCCTGTTAATCATCGATGAGATCCAGACGGGCTTTGGTCGGACGGGCTATCTCTTTGCCTGTGAGCATGAGGGTGTGGTACCGGATATCATGTGCCTGGCCAAATCCCTGGGCGGCGGCGTCATACCAATCGGCGCTTACATTGCCCGTCCGGATGTCTGGGATAAAGCCTACGGTAGTATGGATAAAGCTTTGCTCCACACTTCCACCTTTGGCGGTAATAGCCTGGCGGCGGCTGCCGGCCTGGCGGCCCTGCAGAGCATCCTGGATAAAGACCTGGCGGGTCAGGCGGCAGCCAGAGGTCGCTTCTTCCTGGAACGGCTGCGGCAGCTTAAAGAGAAATATAGCCTCATTAAAGACGTCCGCGGCCGGGGCCTTCTCATCGGCCTGGAGTTTAACCAACCCGTTGGCGGGTGGCTCGACAAGCTTACCCGGGGCAAGGTTAATGAGCTGGCCGGGGAATATTTCGGGTCCCTGGTGGCCGGGGAACTGTTGAATAAACATCAGGTGATTACGGCCTATACGTTAAATAACCCCAATGTTATCCGCCTGGAACCGCCTTTGATTGTCACCGAAGAAGAGATTCAGCAGGTGCTGGCGGCCCTGGAAACTATCCTGCACGGATATGGCTTTATCGGTGTAACTTTAAGCAGCGCCAAAACAGTCCTGGGTTCCCTGTTGAAACGCAAATAG
- a CDS encoding spore coat protein, with the protein MQLFDDKTMFSDCLASEKLLTSSYNMAITECANDQLRRDFMAVYQDEQNCLKAVWDVMHAKGWYQLNMASQQEITQLQQRLQQEQMQLQQGGMMGAQMGMAPQIGGGIPQYRV; encoded by the coding sequence ATGCAACTTTTTGACGACAAGACCATGTTCAGCGATTGCTTGGCCAGCGAAAAGCTTTTAACCAGCTCCTATAATATGGCGATTACCGAGTGCGCCAACGATCAGCTGCGGCGGGATTTTATGGCCGTTTACCAGGATGAGCAGAACTGCCTGAAGGCTGTGTGGGATGTTATGCACGCAAAAGGGTGGTACCAGCTCAACATGGCCAGCCAGCAGGAAATCACCCAGCTGCAACAGCGCCTGCAGCAGGAACAAATGCAGCTCCAGCAGGGTGGTATGATGGGTGCCCAGATGGGGATGGCGCCCCAGATAGGTGGCGGAATACCCCAGTACCGGGTGTAG
- a CDS encoding molybdopterin-binding protein — protein sequence MEWDLLEKTTFWIDNIELTDADLGQVAAAAAAALELAAQDVMVVDVRPGLVAFDILRRRVRAEAVAGKEKEILQRLAELPGVTLRPEAAVHSEGVLGLIALEPGEAARVLKETVTLARDISQAVARRAMVFASGAEVIAGKIKDTNSPYIITALEKAGYQAKFGGILEDDAIAAANRLEGALEEGYGLLITTGGVGAEDKDFSIEAILRLDPEACTPWILKFKPDYHRHHKEGVRIAVGRVGLAYLAALPGPHEEARLGCDRLLAGLEQGLGKDDLAEYIASALRERWRSVMKEGGHEHGLPGHCC from the coding sequence GTGGAATGGGACCTGCTGGAGAAAACGACCTTCTGGATCGATAACATTGAACTAACCGACGCCGACCTGGGCCAGGTTGCCGCGGCAGCAGCCGCCGCTCTGGAACTGGCCGCGCAAGACGTGATGGTGGTGGACGTGCGGCCGGGCCTGGTGGCCTTTGATATCCTGCGGCGCAGGGTACGGGCGGAAGCAGTAGCCGGCAAGGAGAAGGAAATCTTACAGCGCCTGGCGGAATTACCGGGGGTAACTTTAAGACCGGAAGCCGCTGTCCACTCGGAAGGAGTCTTAGGCTTAATTGCCCTGGAGCCGGGAGAAGCCGCCCGGGTATTGAAAGAAACGGTCACCCTGGCCCGGGATATCAGCCAGGCTGTCGCCCGGCGGGCCATGGTTTTTGCTTCGGGAGCCGAAGTTATAGCGGGGAAGATCAAAGACACCAATTCACCTTATATTATAACGGCCCTGGAAAAAGCAGGCTACCAGGCAAAGTTCGGCGGCATCCTGGAGGATGACGCCATAGCGGCGGCCAACCGCCTGGAAGGGGCCCTGGAAGAAGGTTATGGATTGCTAATCACCACCGGAGGCGTCGGGGCCGAGGACAAGGATTTCAGCATTGAAGCCATCTTACGCCTGGACCCGGAGGCCTGTACCCCCTGGATCCTGAAGTTTAAGCCTGATTACCACCGTCACCATAAAGAAGGTGTACGCATTGCCGTAGGCAGGGTAGGCCTGGCCTACCTGGCAGCCCTGCCCGGTCCCCACGAAGAAGCCAGGCTGGGCTGTGACCGGCTGCTTGCCGGACTGGAGCAGGGGCTGGGAAAAGACGACCTGGCAGAATATATAGCCAGCGCATTGCGGGAACGCTGGCGCAGTGTAATGAAAGAAGGAGGCCACGAACATGGATTACCAGGCCATTGCTGCTGA
- the tnpB gene encoding IS66 family insertion sequence element accessory protein TnpB (TnpB, as the term is used for proteins encoded by IS66 family insertion elements, is considered an accessory protein, since TnpC, encoded by a neighboring gene, is a DDE family transposase.) yields MLNELGIDRVYLACGATDLRKSIDGLAVLVKEGFELDPFSSCLFVFCNRKHDKLKILHWEHNGFWLYYRRLEKGKFVWPKETTSATITISRRELRWLLDGLPLKQPQAHPEVKARTIV; encoded by the coding sequence TATCTCGCCTGCGGTGCCACTGACTTACGCAAGTCCATTGACGGCCTGGCGGTGCTGGTCAAGGAAGGGTTTGAATTAGACCCCTTCTCTTCTTGCCTTTTCGTTTTCTGTAACCGCAAGCACGATAAACTAAAGATCCTCCACTGGGAGCACAACGGTTTCTGGCTTTATTACCGCCGGCTGGAGAAGGGCAAATTCGTATGGCCTAAAGAAACCACTTCGGCAACCATCACCATAAGCCGCCGGGAGCTGCGCTGGCTACTCGACGGCCTCCCCTTAAAACAACCTCAGGCCCATCCCGAGGTAAAAGCGCGCACCATCGTGTAA
- a CDS encoding DUF1657 domain-containing protein: protein MTVGTKMHQTLTSLEGAIADLKTYALETQDKNAKKQFTDYANQIENIAQGLKGRVNYLETQEPQYKVFQQAQGKMQ from the coding sequence TTGACTGTTGGTACCAAAATGCACCAGACCCTCACCAGCCTGGAAGGCGCCATTGCCGATCTGAAGACCTATGCCCTGGAAACCCAGGATAAAAACGCCAAGAAGCAGTTTACCGATTATGCCAACCAAATCGAAAATATCGCCCAGGGCTTAAAGGGTCGAGTCAACTACCTGGAAACCCAGGAACCCCAGTACAAGGTTTTCCAGCAGGCGCAGGGCAAGATGCAGTAG
- a CDS encoding SDH family Clp fold serine proteinase, with protein sequence MDFLSIIWIIFLISAFLPMLHQRRIEAARLHLIRAFERKRNSRLITLIHRQEALSFLGIPLTRYINIEDSEQLLRAIRLTPEDMPIDLVLHTPGGLVLAAEQIAHAILKHPARVTVYVPHYAMSGGTLIALAADEIVMDENAVLGPVDPQLGEYPAASILKVIEEKDKNEIDDRTLILGDIARKAMEQVRESLVELLAEKMERQKAEELATILSEGRWTHDYPISVEQLIKMGLPVKTGLPREIYQLMELYPQPAGRRPSVQYVPLPYSRRDGGRR encoded by the coding sequence GTGGATTTCCTGAGTATCATCTGGATCATCTTTTTGATATCGGCCTTTTTACCCATGTTGCACCAGCGGCGGATCGAAGCCGCCCGCCTGCATCTTATCCGGGCTTTTGAAAGAAAGAGGAATTCGCGCCTCATTACCCTCATTCATCGCCAGGAAGCCTTGAGTTTCCTGGGTATTCCCCTTACTCGCTACATCAATATCGAAGATTCGGAGCAGCTCCTGCGGGCCATTCGTCTAACCCCCGAGGATATGCCCATTGACCTGGTCCTCCATACTCCCGGCGGCCTCGTCCTGGCAGCTGAGCAGATAGCCCACGCCATTTTAAAACACCCGGCCAGGGTAACCGTCTACGTTCCCCACTACGCCATGTCCGGCGGCACCCTCATCGCCCTGGCAGCCGATGAAATCGTCATGGACGAAAACGCCGTCCTGGGCCCCGTTGACCCCCAGCTGGGCGAGTACCCGGCGGCCTCAATTCTCAAGGTTATCGAGGAAAAAGATAAAAACGAGATTGACGACCGCACCCTTATCCTGGGCGACATCGCCAGAAAAGCCATGGAGCAGGTGCGGGAAAGCCTGGTAGAACTCCTGGCTGAAAAAATGGAACGCCAGAAGGCCGAGGAACTGGCCACCATTTTAAGTGAAGGCCGCTGGACCCATGACTATCCCATCAGTGTTGAGCAGTTAATAAAAATGGGGCTGCCGGTGAAAACCGGTTTGCCCCGGGAAATATACCAGCTTATGGAACTCTATCCCCAGCCGGCCGGACGCCGGCCTTCGGTCCAGTACGTGCCCCTGCCCTACAGCCGCCGCGACGGGGGGCGGCGTTAA
- a CDS encoding radical SAM protein encodes MNLAATYVGEKLLEQGVKLILNNPEKNIPRLIAVAEKLARDPYHREMVANVKRVLEDRNSNWYQFAQRLLTQTHPNIRQRLAMDFFVNSTFIGVPRQKEWAAKLGVAVPWAILMDPTEKCNLNCLGCWAGDYQRAQELDFATMDRIVTEGEKLGINFIVLSGGEPLLRRDDIIRLAEKHPDQVFHLFTNGTLIDQKFVDDMVRLGNITVALSLEGFEERTDSRRGKGVFAKVMQAMDLMRAAGAVYGVSVTYSRNNTEELGSDAFVDMLVDKGVAFGWYFTYIPIGKDVDLEMMATPSQRAWMFERIQYFRRTKPIFLVDFWNDGEASNGCIAGGRRYFHINAAGEVEPCAFVHYSTCNIKDVSLVEALQNPLFRAYQKRQPFNQNLRRPCPLIDNPEMLRDIVAESGARSTQLHSDETAAEFAAKLAPYARAWGEVADRIWEEEGKAGAVTVEGENCCRTH; translated from the coding sequence GTGAACCTGGCGGCAACTTATGTAGGGGAAAAGTTGCTTGAGCAGGGGGTTAAATTAATTCTCAATAACCCGGAAAAGAATATTCCCCGCCTGATTGCCGTGGCGGAAAAGCTGGCCCGGGATCCCTATCACCGGGAAATGGTGGCCAATGTTAAGAGGGTCTTGGAGGACAGAAATAGCAACTGGTACCAGTTCGCCCAGAGGTTGCTGACTCAGACCCATCCTAATATCAGGCAGCGCCTGGCTATGGACTTCTTTGTTAATTCGACTTTTATCGGTGTGCCGCGGCAGAAGGAATGGGCGGCGAAACTCGGTGTCGCCGTACCGTGGGCCATCCTTATGGACCCAACGGAAAAGTGTAATTTAAATTGTCTGGGTTGCTGGGCCGGCGACTACCAGCGGGCGCAAGAACTGGATTTTGCTACCATGGACCGCATAGTTACCGAAGGCGAGAAGCTGGGCATTAATTTTATCGTTCTATCCGGCGGCGAACCCCTGCTGCGACGGGACGATATTATCAGGCTGGCCGAGAAGCACCCCGACCAGGTTTTCCACCTCTTTACTAACGGTACTTTAATTGATCAAAAATTTGTCGACGATATGGTCCGCCTGGGTAATATCACGGTAGCCTTGAGCCTGGAAGGTTTTGAGGAAAGAACCGATAGCCGCCGCGGCAAAGGCGTTTTCGCCAAGGTAATGCAGGCCATGGACCTCATGCGGGCCGCCGGGGCCGTCTATGGGGTCTCAGTAACTTACAGCCGCAATAATACCGAGGAACTGGGTAGCGACGCCTTTGTTGATATGCTGGTAGACAAAGGGGTTGCCTTTGGCTGGTATTTTACCTATATCCCCATTGGCAAGGACGTGGACCTGGAAATGATGGCCACCCCGTCCCAGCGGGCCTGGATGTTTGAGCGTATCCAGTATTTCCGCCGGACCAAACCCATCTTCCTGGTGGACTTCTGGAACGACGGCGAGGCCAGTAACGGCTGTATCGCCGGCGGGCGGCGTTATTTCCACATTAACGCGGCCGGGGAAGTGGAGCCCTGTGCCTTTGTCCACTACAGCACTTGCAATATTAAGGACGTCAGCCTGGTGGAAGCCCTGCAGAACCCTCTTTTCCGCGCCTACCAGAAGCGCCAGCCCTTTAACCAGAACCTGCGCCGTCCCTGCCCCCTTATTGATAACCCGGAAATGCTGCGGGACATAGTGGCCGAGTCCGGTGCCCGCTCGACCCAGCTGCATAGTGACGAGACGGCAGCGGAGTTTGCCGCCAAACTGGCCCCCTATGCCCGGGCCTGGGGAGAGGTGGCCGACCGCATCTGGGAAGAGGAAGGAAAAGCTGGAGCTGTAACAGTGGAGGGGGAAAATTGTTGCCGGACACATTAG
- the nadE gene encoding NAD(+) synthase, which translates to MPVLSDCQFPGTGGRNWRLYVENSDKKLGLFAQAGRPVWSPGVPGSAGGCCHKRQRCVAAGRGPQPAAKICCYRPVVGAGLAARGVTMVDTTKMAADLVAWLQEEVQRAGAQGAVVGLSGGIDSAVVAALCRQAFPDNCLGVIMPCHSDPGDAEDARLVARHLDLPVVEVVLDDVYDQLVLLLTGKPYAAERRSLALANLKPRLRMLTLYFYANERNYLVIGTGNRSELAVGYFTKYGDGGVDLLPLANLVKTQVRELARHLRLPERIIAKAPSAGLWAGQTDEGEMGLSYAVLDHYLLTGEAPPAAKEKIEAMAACSAHKRRLPLVPPF; encoded by the coding sequence ATGCCGGTCCTTAGCGATTGCCAGTTCCCGGGAACTGGCGGCAGGAATTGGCGTCTTTACGTCGAAAATAGTGATAAAAAGCTTGGGCTTTTTGCTCAAGCCGGTCGCCCGGTGTGGTCACCCGGTGTTCCCGGCAGTGCAGGGGGGTGCTGCCATAAGCGGCAAAGGTGCGTAGCAGCGGGGAGAGGCCCTCAGCCGGCGGCTAAAATCTGCTGCTACCGGCCTGTGGTTGGAGCCGGTTTAGCGGCCCGGGGGGTAACAATGGTGGATACAACGAAAATGGCAGCCGATCTGGTAGCCTGGTTGCAGGAGGAGGTGCAAAGGGCCGGAGCCCAGGGTGCGGTGGTCGGCCTGAGTGGCGGGATTGATTCCGCCGTAGTGGCGGCCCTCTGCCGACAGGCCTTCCCGGATAATTGCCTGGGTGTGATCATGCCCTGCCACAGCGACCCGGGCGATGCAGAGGACGCCCGGCTGGTGGCCCGGCACCTGGATCTACCGGTGGTAGAGGTGGTGCTGGATGACGTCTACGACCAGCTGGTACTGCTGCTGACGGGAAAACCTTACGCAGCTGAGCGGCGGAGCCTAGCCCTGGCTAACTTAAAGCCGCGCCTCAGGATGTTAACCCTTTATTTCTATGCCAACGAGCGCAATTACCTGGTCATTGGTACGGGTAATAGAAGTGAGCTGGCAGTGGGGTACTTTACCAAGTATGGTGACGGCGGTGTGGATTTGCTGCCCCTGGCCAACCTGGTGAAGACCCAGGTACGGGAACTGGCCCGTCATTTAAGACTGCCGGAAAGGATTATTGCCAAAGCCCCTTCAGCAGGCCTGTGGGCCGGCCAGACAGATGAGGGCGAGATGGGCCTCAGCTATGCCGTCCTGGATCATTATCTCCTGACGGGAGAAGCGCCGCCGGCGGCGAAAGAGAAAATAGAGGCCATGGCCGCCTGCAGTGCCCACAAAAGGCGGCTGCCCCTGGTACCGCCCTTTTAA